From a region of the Daphnia pulicaria isolate SC F1-1A chromosome 1, SC_F0-13Bv2, whole genome shotgun sequence genome:
- the LOC124321051 gene encoding CCR4-NOT transcription complex subunit 1-like: protein MSLDSLSLALTQIQYLVNSLNKKNYLQSRNSIEELVTIYGIEAERHLLCCCLAGVDFVGLGNGESSSSVKSNNPGKEKEREQLLADFFGHCITQPAFPSLLNSALEQPLRSNFTRSVQQQFKSNSAVISNFCRFLRLSRSQEVVLRIALLETFNPEARSQSILIIRQKLSELLKNFADQDRNTVPLEGGLQESSPEVIHYILSRLINEPDTFGISKDLLEDVLSCLRRDYPRELVPVILAPILYKEQGVDYTCHKMAHETNSLTKNMVETSLADLILETGYPFTSSLEECRANITTFGFRELSPTSVARAIIYMVRTHSGLDEHSLRHLRNGTSQSWPEQESSGDKSDEGLPTSWNMEIFVQVVTELVPSLNWKEIVSELDHPSFLIRDRAGLRLLLTALQLGLQTQGATFPAELLYQSWNNAEAQLSLLSQLMRNTDLFCIADYPHHAINVEILKSPPEPDNKKLASWKCLGLLETLLNLLENGGLYSQVQELLKEPVQHCPDVLVLGLLQLTQPMTKLRQELLSSLIPVFLGNHPNSAIILHHVWHAQSPLVKPLVMHAMAEWYMRAEHDQARLSRILDVAQDLKALSMLLNVQRFPFVIDLSCLASRREYLKLDKWLTDKMREHGETFVAACVNFLHQRCPQISGKVKEEAGLKPTQLPSDTLAIMLSCLQVWTGNVSQELSDTINTMVANCNVLNRARAQPPPGVLKPIRPGSGVGVDVSFPPGTLSSQLFPPPGVDSTGLSPSLSSMGLGPPTSSGFAVNIGSNTLGGNTPAPGSPGKLFSSMSLLETGVNQPTVVGMPNNSNSSQNQSTFSIFTSLTGTGAMPGSSSTNPLGIGIPSSMASGSGNGQSSMGTSNIGSGTAGSPGSIVNGPVRVGMNPHLGQERRTGDVSSAFADMPQAVSKDIEDETNSYFQRIYNQSPSTPTLTVDEVLELLKKFQHSTNRREREIFDCMLRNLFEEYRFFPQYPDRELHITAQLFGGIMEHGLVTYMALGVALRYVLEAVRKPHGTKMYYFGITALDRFRHRLKEYPQYCQHLASIPHFREFPPHLIEYIDNGSRGVEPPNRPHGPVLPQVTTAAKTTTPTTPTTTVAGKTTSTAAPMSGRPSIANATNIDTLLVASEKDVLIVDPPESVQDKVSFIFNNLSQLNLTPKCEELRDIVGEEHWSWVAQYLVMKRASIEPNFHTLYSNFLDTLKLSELSRLVIGETFRNIKVLLRSDKGIANFSDRTLLKNLGHWLGLLMLSKNRPILQGDIDLKSILVEAYHKGQQELLYVVPFVAKVLESCAKSKVFKPPNPWTLGIMNVLAELHQEPDLKLNLKFEVEVLCKTLAIDIHDLKPGVVFKDHNRLSRLEPQLSQPQLQQMYQPAPQLQIIQQQQQQQLQQQQQQQQQQQQQQQQQQQQQQQQQQQQQQQQQQQQPPPPPPQLAGSPAQQMQSQPGTTTPTPAHAIQGPPDPRFSYLDINVTSLAGLAQHLVVNNNIPLLTAHPNLRILIRPAVERAVQECIHPVVDWSMKIALTTCEQIIKKDFSLDADDTRMRAAAHHMVRSLSAGTALIRCRDHLLLTIANNLKTAFSAALQRSTSPQQKELVEQAATLTAQDNVEPACAFIQKTAVEKSISEIDKRLATEFDLRKHARNEGRRYYDPAVFAYQADRMPEPIRLKMSGVTPQQAAVYEEFARYIPGFLPVTERDAAMLVPKMIPTFTNDEIGVILEKVAMELERFLQSLLPLGSSTQAVAIGSLLEAVILARSSREHGAHITLLQKAFEGLVESLTSFATTGNDPEAVVRFRDAHLLVLKALQDPQAYGPQWTNRQVTRCWAECREEFRYNLDILDCLVRAHLINLQQFDMQLASVLEQALNAGIGSSILALGFAMQLVHVYLLEGPASGAPVVITENDLANTIEILTRIAAHARQPPDGLATILELLRAGHETGLMDRATGGPGGPTALIHSGIAQARDYDDPHGLPEKTEYLLQEWVAMYHLPNAGRDSSKAFGHFVTQMSLHGVLKTDDLITRFFRLCTQFCVDISYRALASEPTADLIRSKAFHTLDAYVRLIALLIKHSGDANNGVTKVNLLNKVLGIVAGVLLQDQEVRGAEFQQLAYHRILIMLFLELNAPEQVLDSINFQVLTAFCHTLHILRPAKAPGFAYAWLEIVSHRVFIGRLLSITPQQKGWGMYAQLLIDLFKFLAPFLRNAELSKPVSMLYKGTLRVLLVLLHDFPEFLCDYHYGFCDVIPPNCIQMRNLILSAFPRNMRLPDPFTPNLKVDMLPEISHAPRVLTHFAAMIQPPTLKKDLDSYLKTRGPVTFLSELRSVVQVHVSSINLHVSPEPGMHYNLPLLNALVLYVGTQAIQSIQTKGLSPSMATIGHSSYMDIFQSLAVNLDTEGRYLFINAIANQLRYPNSHTHYFSCVLLCLFAEANSEAIQEQITRVLLERLIVNRPHPWGLLITFIELIKNPVFKFWNHEFVHCAPEIEKLFESVARSCMVVQKQTPRDAENHD from the exons ATGAGCCTAGACTCACTGTCACTGGCGCTGACACAGATCCAATACCTGgtcaacagcctcaacaaaaagaACTATCTTCAATCTAGAAATAg CATTGAAGAATTAGTTACCATTTATGGTATTGAAGCTGAAAGACATCTTCTTTGTTGCTGTCTTGCTGGAGTTGACTTTGTGGGGTTAGGAAACGGTGAAAGTTCATCATCTGTCAAGTCAAATAACCCAGGCAAGGAGAAGGAAAGAGAGCAGCTTCTGGCTGATTTTTTTGGACATTGCATCACCCAGCCAGCATTCCCTAGTCTTTTGAATAGTGCCCTTGAACAGCCATTGAGAAGCAACTTTACTAGAAGTGTTCAACAACAATTCAAAAGCAATTCGGCAGTTATCAGCAATTTCTGTCGGTTTTTGCGACTGTCACGCAGCCAAGAGGTGGTTCTTAGGATTGCTCTTTTAGAAACATTCAACCCTGAAGCGCGTTCACAGTCTATACTAATTATTCGCCAGAAACTTAGTGaactattgaaaaattttgctgATCAAGATAGGAATACTGTCCCGTTGGAAGGAGGACTACAG GAATCGTCTCCTGAAGTCATTCACTACATTCTTAGTCGATTGATCAACGAGCCGGATACATTTGGAATAAGCAAAGACCTTTTAGAGGACGTATTGAGCTGCTTGCGCCGTGACTATCCTCGTGAATTGGTCCCTGTGATTTTAGCCCCAATCCTTTACAAGGAGCAAGGGGTAGACTACACTTGTCATAAGATGGCACACGAAACTAACAGTTTGACCAAGAATATGGTCGAAACATCATTGGCCGATTTGATCCTTGAAACTGGATACCCATTCACATCAAGTCTCGAAGAATGCCGTGCAAATATCACGACCTTCGGTTTTCGCGAATTGTCTCCCACATCGGTAGCTCGTGCAATAATCTACATGGTTCGCACGCACAGCGGATTGGACGAACATTCATTAAGACACTTGAGAAATGGTACATCACAATCATGGCCTGAGCAAGAAAGCTCAGGAGATAAAAGCGACGAAGGCCTTCCTACCTCATGGAACATGGAAATATTTGTCCAG GTTGTTACGGAGCTGGTGCCAAGTTTAAACTGGAAAGAAATTGTTTCAGAATTGGATCACCCTAGTTTCCTCATAAGAGATAGAGCAGGATTGCGCCTTCTCCTGACGGCCCTACAATTGGGCCTGCAAACACAGGGCGCAACTTTCCCAGCTGAGTTGCTGTATCAATCATGGAACAACGCTGAAGCTCAGCTATCGCTGCTTTCGCAATTAATGAGGAATACGGATCTCTTTTGCATTGCCGACTATCCACACCACGCCATTAATGTCGAAATTCTGAAATCACCCCCTGAACCTGATAACAAGAAGCTTGCCAGTTGGAAATGCCTGGGATTGCTTGAAACTCTTCTCAACTTATTGGAAAACGGCGGGCTTTACAGCCAGGTGCAAGAATTGCTTAAGGAGCCTGTTCAACACTGTCCTGATGTTTTAGTCCTTGGGCTTCTTCAACTGACACAACCAATGACTAAACTCAGACAAGAATTGCTCAGCAGTCTTATTCCTGTTTTTTTGGGCAATCATCCAAACTCTGCCATCATTCTACACCATGTCTGGCATGCACAGTCACCTCTGGTCAAACCTCTGGTTATGCACGCTATGGCTGAGTGGTACATGAGAGCTGAACACGATCAAGCGCGGTTATCAAGAATTCTCGATGTAGCCCAGGACCTAAAGGCTCTATCTATGCTACTAAATGTGCAGCGCTTCCCTTTTGTCATCGATCTCTCGTGTCTAGCATCGCGCCGTGAATATCTCAAACTCGACAAATGGCTGACAGACAAAATGCGTGAACATGGGGAAACCTTCGTTGCAGCATGCGTTAACTTTCTACACCAGAGATGTCCTCAAATCTCCGGGAAAGTTAAAGAAGAAGCTGGTCTAAAGCCCACTCAACTTCCCTCGGACACACTAGCAATCATGTTGTCTTGCCTGCAG GTTTGGACTGGAAATGTGTCTCAAGAACTATCTGATACTATAAATACAATGGTTGCGAATTGCAACGTCCTGAATCGTGCCCGAGCGCAACCCCCACCTGGCGTCTTGAAACCTATCCGTCCTGGCAGTGGAGTTGGAGTTgacgtttcatttccaccagGAACCTTAAGCAGCCAACTATTTCCGCCTCCTGGAGTTGACTCAACTGGTCTTTCGCCCAGCCTAAGTAGCATGGGTCTAGGTCCACCAACTTCATCTGGATTTGCTGTTAATATTGGGTCCAATACACTCGGAGGAAATACTCCAGCCCCCGGATCACCTGGAAAATTGTTCTCTAGCATGTCTTTGCTAGAAACTG GAGTCAATCAGCCAACGGTTGTGGGGATGCCAAACAATTCCAACTCGAGTCAGAACCAAAGTACTTTCTCCATTTTTACTTCATTAACTGGAACTGGAGCAATGCCTGGATCATCCAGTACAAATCCACTGGGCATAGGTATTCCATCTTCTATGGCGAGTGGAAGCGGGAACGGTCAATCAAGTATGGGTACGAGCAATATTGGATCTGGTACGGCTGGTTCTCCTGGATCGATTGTCAACGGCCCTGTTCGAGTAGGAATGAATCCTCACCTAGGCCAAGAACGAAGAACCGGGGATGTATCTAGTGCTTTTGCTGACATGCCACAAGCTGTTTCAAAA GATATCGAAGACGagacaaatagttatttccaACGGATTTACAACCAATCGCCTTCAACGCCTACCTTGACAGTCGATGAAGTTCTTGAACTTTTGAAGAAGTTTCAACATTCGACTAACCGTCGTGAACGGGAGATATTTGACTGCATGTTGAGGAATCTATTCGAAGAGTATCGTTTCTTCCCTCAGTATCCAGATCGCGAGCTGCACATAACGGCTCAGTTATTTGGTGGAATCATGGAGCATGGTCTCGTCACCTACATGGCTCTGGGAGTGGCACTACGTTACGTACTTGAAGCTGTCCGGAAACCACACGGGACGAAGATGTACTATTTTGGGATCACTGCCTTGGATCGGTTCAGACATAGATTGAAGGAATATCCGCAATATTGTCAGCATTTGGCCAGCATTCCGCATTTTCGAGAGTTTCCGCCGCATCTAATCGAGTACATCGATAATGGCTCCCGTGGCGTCGAGCCACCCAATCGTCCTCATGGTCCAGTCTTACCTCAAGTGACGACAGCTGCCAAAACCACTACTCCGACAACGCCAACTACAACAGTTGCTGGTAAAACGACCTCTACTGCTGCACCTATGAGTGGTCGACCGTCAATAGCAAACGCGACCAACATCGACACATTGCTGGTTGCTTCGGAGAAAGACGTCTTAATTGTAGACCCACCAGAGAGCGTCCAAGACAAAGTCAGCTTCATATTTAATAATCTGAGTCAATTAAACCTGACGCCAAAGTGCGAAGAATTGCGTGACATTGTGGGTGAAGAACACTGGTCTTGGGTAGCCCAGTATCTGGTGATGAAAAGAGCTTCAATTGAACCAAATTTTCACACACTCTATTCAAACTTCCTTGACACACTGAAGCTATCCGAGCTCAGTCGACTTGTCATTGGTGAGACGTTCCGCAATATCAAGGTACTCCTTCGTAGTGACAAGGGAATAGCAAATTTCTCAGATCGCACACTGTTGAAAAATCTTGGTCATTGGCTTGGACTTTTGATGCTATCTAAAAACCGGCCGATTCTACAG GGAGATATTGATTTGAAATCAATTCTAGTCGAAGCGTATCATAAAGGGCAACAAGAACTTCTGTACGTCGTACCATTCGTGGCGAAAGTCTTAGAGTCATGTGCTAAGAGCAAAGTGTTCAAACCACCCAATCCATGGACCCTAGGAATCATGAATGTTTTGGCAGAACTACATCAGGAGCCTGACTTGAAGCTTAATCTTAAATTTGAAGTCGAAGTTCTTTGCAAAACTCTAGCCATTGATATTCACGATCTTAAGCCTGGAGTAGTCTTCAAGGATCACAATCGTCTGTCACGTTTGGAACCGCAGTTGTCCCAGCCGCAATTACAGCAAATGTATCAACCAGCACCACAATTGCAAAtcattcagcagcagcagcagcagcaacttcaacagcagcaacaacagcagcagcaacaacaacaacaacagcagcagcaacaacaacaacaacaacagcagcagcagcagcaacaacaacagcagcagcagcagcagccaccaccaccaccgccacaaCTTGCTGGCTCACCTGCGCAACAAATGCAATCCCAGCCTGGCACAACTACTCCAACACCAGCTCACGCAATTCAAGGCCCTCCTGATCCGAGGTTTTCTTATTTGGACATCAATGTCACTTCGTTGGCCGGACTAGCTCAGCATCTAGTAGTTAATAATAACATACCGCTGTTGACGGCGCATCCGAATTTAAGGATCCTTATCCGACCAGCTGTTGAACGAGCTGTTCAAGAGTGTATTCATCCAGTTGTTGATTGGTCTATGAAAATAGCCTTGACCACTTGCGAGCAAATCATAAAGAAAGACTTTTCACTCGACGCGGATGACACCCGCATGCGCGCTGCTGCTCATCACATGGTTCGCAGTCTCAGTGCAG GCACGGCATTGATTCGCTGCCGAGATCATTTGCTATTGACGATTGCAAATAATCTCAAGACAGCATTTTCTGCTGCCTTGCAGAGGAGCACCAGCCCTCAACAGAAGGAGTTGGTTGAACAAGCAGCCACTTTGACCGCTCAAGATAACGTTGAACCAGCGTGTGCGTTTATCCAAAAGACGGCCGTAGAGAAATCCATTTCGGAAATCGATAAACGCCTTGCCACGGAATTCGATTTACGCAAGCACGCTCGAAACGAAGGCAGGAGATACTACGACCCCGCTGTTTTCGCCTATCAG GCTGATCGGATGCCGGAACCCATTCGTTTGAAAATGAGTGGCGTTACACCCCAACAAGCTGCCGTATATGAGGAGTTTGCCCGATACATCCCTGGATTCTTACCTGTCACCGAACGAGATGCAGCCATGCTTGTGCCTAAGATGATCCCCACGTTTACCAACGATGAAATTGGGGTCATTTTGGAAAAAGTCGCCATGGAATTGGAGCGTTTCTTGCAATCACTGTTGCCATTGGGCAGCTCAACACAAGCAGTTGCGATTGGTTCCCTATTGGAAGCTGTCATTTTGGCTCGTTCTTCACGTGAACACGGAGCACATATTACTTTACTTCAAAAAGCTTTTGAAGGACTGGTGGAGAGCCTGACTAGTTTCGCTACGACCGGAAATGATCCGGAAGCCGTCGTCCGTTTCCGCGACGCACATTTGCTGGTTTTGAAAGCCTTGCAAGATCCCCAGGCTTATG gACCTCAATGGACTAATCGTCAGGTGACGCGATGCTGGGCCGAATGTCGAGAAGAGTTTCGATACAATCTCGATATTCTTGACTGCCTTGTGCGAGCTCATCTCATAAACTTGCAGCAATTTGACATGCAACTAGCTTCTGTGTTAGAGCAAGCCCTTAATGCTGGCATTGGATCTTCTATATTAGCACTTGGCTTTGCTATGCAATTGGTGCATGTCTATCTTCTCGAGGGACCCGCGTCTGGCGCTCCCGTGGTCATCACTGAAAACGACTTGGCGAAcacaattgaaattttgacaCGTATCGCTGCTCACGCTAG gcAACCCCCAGATGGTCTAGCAACTATTTTGGAATTGCTACGAGCTGGCCATGAGACCGGTCTAATGGATCGTGCCACTGGCGGTCCAGGTGGACCAACGGCTTTGATTCATTCTGGAATTGCTCAGGCACGCGATTATGACGATCCCCATGGATTGCCCGAAAAGACCGAATACCTTCTGCAGGAGTGGGTAGCTATGTATCATCTACCTAACGCTGGACGGGATTCGTCTAAAGCTTTTGGTCACTTCGTCACCCAAATGAGTCTACACGGAGTGTTGAAAACCGATGATTTGATCACACGCTTTTTCCGACTGTGCACTCAATTTTGCGTTGATATCTCATATCGAGCATTGGCTTCCGAACCGACTGCCGACCTGATCCGCAGTAAAGCGTTTCACACTCTGGATGCTTATGTCCGATTAATTGCTTTACTCATTAAGCACTCTGGTGACGCAAACAACGGCGTTACAAAAGTAAATCTCCTCAACAAA GTTTTAGGGATCGTTGCAGGAGTTCTGCTACAAGATCAAGAAGTTCGCGGTGCGGAATTCCAGCAATTGGCTTATCATCGTATCCTCATAATGTTGTTTCTTGAGTTAAATGCGCCCGAACAAGTACTTGATTCCATCAATTTCCAA GTTTTGACGGCTTTCTGTCATACACTGCACATTCTGAGACCAGCGAAGGCCCCAGGCTTTGCGTATGCCTGGCTAGAAATTGTTTCGCATAGGGTTTTCATTGGGCGATTGCTGTCGATTACTCCCCAACAGAAAGGATGGGGGATGTATGCTCAACTGTTGATCGACTTATTCAAGTTTTTGGCCCCATTTCTACGGAACGCCGAACTGAGCAAGCCCGTCTCAATGTTATACAAAGGAACACTGCGCGTCCTGCTGGTTTTGTTGCATGACTTTCCCGAATTCCTTTGCGACTATCATTATGGATTCTGTGATGTGATTCCTCCCAATTGCATTCAAAtgagaaatttgattttgtcgGCGTTCCCACGCAATATGCGTCTGCCTGATCCATTCACGCCCAATCTCAAAGTGGACATGTTACCGGAAATCAGTCACGCTCCACGTGTACTGACTCATTTCGCAGCAATGATCCAGCCGCCTACGCTCAAAAAGGATTTGGACTCGTACCTGAAAACGCGCGGACCAGTTACGTTTCTTTCGGAGTTACGAAGTGTAGTTCAGGTTCACGTTTCTTCGATTAATCTTCAc GTttcacctgaacctggaatgCACTATAATTTGCCCTTGCTGAACGCATTGGTCTTGTACGTTGGCACCCAGGCCATACAATCGATACAGACCAAAGGATTATCTCCGTCAATGGCGACTATTGGCCACTCTTCTTACATGGATATCTTCCAGAGTTTAGCCGTCAACCTTGACACGGAAGGGCGTTACTTGTTCATCAACGCCATTGCTAATCAATTGCGCTATCCTAATAGCCACACGCACTACTTCAGCTGCGTTCTGCTTTGCCTTTTCGCAGAAGCAAATTCTGAGGCGATTCAAGAACAAATTACTAG
- the LOC124321188 gene encoding uncharacterized protein LOC124321188 yields MSVIIRLQNLPWSANAADIRQFFHGLSIPEGGVHIVGGQLGDAFIAFSTDEDARQGMASDGGMLKDSRVKLYLSSRTEMQKIIEETRQQHLAMQGAASGGSNMAPTSAVQRPFTGGPFAPSAAPAAHSNPPISGPPGLRATSSTSGSNFHMHMDPSQGHPGGYDHQMYQQPQLQSHQPYNPSQNMLAGGGQNPVHAGGFPPHMNPSQTYAHHLPQGGPHIPQHFGPRMREVIEEPPLLPYGGGQQMLHGPGGDMQDVYAHGGPQRFDQNRRNSRDTPPDVQDRNRDMGRAGYRSKERSRRDRQDRDKERGSDMGRRGRRSRSRGRDRRRRSRSDSRERARNSRDRDRDRKLSKSGLLPTPAEELEANQQNENVPDTSVQLRLLTGDLTYRDIRDYLSGINVPNTCIKMINALDGYRFGLAYIRFTSNEDKLKALSRHNGTIRGYPVQIFNVKDSTFNQAIDSFSPGISLDAKSLSNSCLSLRDFPPVATAQNVKEAFGTISIGQVLPERNESGTVTGLCFVELRSEADARKAIQLLKDGVMICGRQVKVAFLPLEELHVCSKNLERFRGVVGAVMTTPPTQTDSPLSPGQSAPHRPPASNRPGPPFVDRSQSGGNGSYDAPPNQRGRLFVGPQRVFITGLPPSALERDIGDFFSDVGVIPQIIEIVYDEERMPVGNAYCQFASMQEAERALDKNGGFMGGHTVSVTLVENPDAAPVVSRHPAAEENKMRRFSPYLDTNMNQSDHGPRGYGHPGPSDPYNRPSMGADGGNGYNPQMGPRFGGPRFGGGPRYPPGGSNRGNFSGSGGPGPRTRPNINMRIRMPGGPIQNGGGGRGGSDDGSPTPGFGAPGCVIALSNVPHKAIIADILDFFRGFQVNEKCVIRRFGPNGEPTGDARVAFLTPDEAELAVRTLQNEYLMNRRVNLSII; encoded by the exons ATGAGTGTCATTATTCGACTACAAAACTTACCTTGGTCGGCCAACGCAGCAGATATTCGACAATTCTTCCATGGTCTATCCATACCTGAAGGCGGAGTACATATAGTTGGGGGGCAATTAGGCGACGCGTTTATCGCATTCAG taCTGACGAGGATGCGCGACAAGGAATGGCATCGGACGGTGGTATGTTGAAGGACTCGCGAGTCAAGCTGTACTTGAGTTCTCGAACGGAAATGCAAAAGATCATTGAAGAGACACGACAGCAGCACTTGGCTATGCAAGGCGCTGCTAGCGGAGGAAGTAACATGGCTCCTACGTCAGCAGTTCAGCGCCCTTTTACAGGAGGCCCCTTTGCTCCTAGTGCCGCTCCTGCCGCTCATAGCAATCCCCCTATCAGCGGACCACCTGGACTACGAGCAACATCCAGCACCAGTGGCAGCAATTTCCATATGCACATGGATCCTAGTCAGGGTCATCCAGGGGGCTATGATCATCAAATGTATCAACAGCCACAACTACAAAGTCATCAACCATATAACCCAAGTCAAAACATGTTGGCAGGTGGTGGGCAAAATCCTGTTCATGCCGGTGGTTTCCCGCCACACATGAACCCTTCACAGACTTACGCTCACCACTTGCCGCAAGGAGGACCTCATATTCCACAGCATTTCGGTCCGCGTATGAGAGAAGTTATTGAGGAGCCTCCTTTATTACCGTACGGCGGTGGCCAGCAAATGTTGCATGGACCCGGTGGGGACATGCAAGATGTGTATGCTCACGGAGGGCCGCAACGTTTTGACCAGAATCGTCGCAATTCTCGTGACACTCCCCCAGACGTCCAGGATAGGAATCGCGATATGGGTCGTGCTGGTTACAGAAGTAAAGAGCGCAGTCGAAGAGACAGACAAGATCGCGACAAAGAAAGAGGTTCAGACATGGGTAGACGTGGAAGGAGGAGTCGCAGTCGTGGCCGAGATCGCCGTCGTCGAAGTCGCTCTGATAGTCGCGAGAGGGCTAGAAACTCACGGGATCGTGACCGTGATCGGAAACTCAGCAAGTCAGGACTTCTTCCTACTCCGGCCGAGGAACTGGAAGCCaatcaacaaaatgaaaatgtgccTGATACTTCTGTTCAGTTACGTTTGCTGACTGGAGACTTGACTTACCGAGACATTAGAGATTATCTTAGTGGAATTAATGTTCCAAACACATGCATCAAAATGATCAACGCATTGGATGGCTATCGATTCGGTCTGGCGTATATTCGATTCACTTCCAATGAAGACAAATTAAAAGCGCTTAGCCGCCACAATG gtACGATTCGTGGCTATCCTGTTCAAATATTCAATGTTAAGGATTCGACATTTAACCAGGCGATTGATTCTTTCTCACCTGGAATTAGTCTTGATGCCAAGAGTTTATCGAATTCTTGTCTTTCATTGAGAGACTTCCCACCGGTTGCGACAGCACAAAATGTCAAAGAAGCTTTTGGTACGATCTCGATTGGTCAGGTGCTGCCAGAGCGAAACGAGAGCGGAACCGTTACCGGACTTTGCTTTGTTGAACTCCGGAGTGAAGCCGATGCCCGCAAAGCCATCCAACTCCTGAAAGACGGTGTCATGATCTGCGGCCGTCAAGTCAAGGTGGCCTTTCTTCCCTTGGAGGAATTACATGTCTGCTCCAAAAATCTGGAACGCTTCCGTGGCGTTGTCGGCGCTGTGATGACCACCCCTCCAACTCAAACTGACAGTCCACTTTCACCTGGTCAATCTGCTCCTCATCGTCCTCCTGCAAGCAACAGACCAGGTCCCCCTTTCGTTGATCGTTCCCAAAGCGGCGGCAATGGTTCTTACGATGCGCCACCGAATCAGCGAGGTCGTCTTTTTGTCGGTCCACAACGTGTCTTCATTACGGGTTTGCCTCCATCTGCCCTGGAACGCGATATTGGCGATTTCTTCTCAGACGTTGGCGTCATTCCGCAGATCATTGAAATCGTCTACGATGAAGAACGTATGCCCGTCGGAAACGCTTATTGCCAATTTGCCAGTATGCAGGAGGCAGAGAGAGCCTTGGATAAGAATGGCGGTTTCATGGGAGGCCATACTGTCAGCGTAACTTTAGTCGAGAATCCAGATGCCGCTCCAGTTGTTAGCAGACATCCTGCCGCCGAAGAGAATAAGATGAGACGTTTCAGTCCATATCTTGATACAAATATGAACCAGTCAGATCACGGACCAAGAGGATATGGACATCCGGGACCTAGTGATCCGTACAACAGGCCGTCGATGGGCGCTGACGGAGGAAATGGATACAATCCGCAAATGGGCCCACGTTTCGGTGGCCCTCGATTCGGTGGCGGTCCTCGTTACCCGCCTGGTGGAAGCAACCGAGGAAATTTTTCTGGCAGCGGTGGGCCTGGGCCTCGCACTCGTCCTAATATTAATATGCGAATAAGAATGCCCGGAGGTCCAATTCAGAATGGAGGTGGTGGTCGAGGTGGAAGTGACGATGGATCCCCAACTCCTGGTTTCGGAGCTCCTGGCTGCGTCATCGCGCTCTCCAATGTACCTCACAAAGCCATTATTGCTGACATATTGGATTTCTTCCGTGGCTTTCAAGTCAATGAAAAATGTGTTATTCGGCGATTTGGACCCAACGGTGAACCTACTGGCGATGCTCGTGTCGCTTTTCTTACACCCGACGAAGCTGAGTTAGCTGTACGTACACTTCAAAATGAGTACTTGATGAACCGTAGGGTCAATCTGTCTATTATCTGA